In bacterium, the sequence CTCAAAAATATCAGTCTCTATAAAATCAACCACCGTCCCGGCCCCGAATTCCCCGACGAATTTATATATTCCATAATAAAGTATCAAAAGCATCACGGGAATGCCCGTGAAAGGATTAATCATCAGCCTGCTTAATTTTTCCCTGAAAGAAACGGACGTGATCTCCTCGAAATTTATTGTTCTTTGTATTATCCTGTTCGCCTCCTCCTGCCTGCGGATACTGATTATATAACTAAGAGGATCAGTATAATAAGATTTCGCTGTATTTATCACATCCCGGATCTTTTCAAAATTCTCCGGCTCTTTATTTTTAACAAGCTGAATAATTTCACTGTCTTCCTGGAGCAGTAAAAGTGCAACAGCCCTCCCTGATATTCCATAATCTTTTTTTAACAATAATTCAATCTTATTTACGGATGTTTCCAGGGAATCCGTTTCTCTAACATATTTTTCTGGCATATTCTTCAATCCTTCCTTTCAAAATATCTATACCCTGGCCTGAGGTGGAATTTGTTCCGGTTACCGGGATTTTCAATTCCTTTTCAAGATATTGAAAATCTATTTTCATTCCTATTTTTTCAGCTTCATCTATAATATTCAAAACAAGTATCAATGGAAGCCTCGCCTCGATTAACTGCAGTGTAAACGGCAGCATCCTTTCAAGATTTTTGGAATCCACGACATGGAGGACAACATCGGGTTTTTCCGAAAGCAGGATGTTTCTCGCCACCCTTTCTTCTTCGGTTATGACAAAAAGGGAATAGGTGCCCGGTGTATCGATAACGTCAAATGTCCGGCCGCCTATCTCGGTCTTCCCCCTGGATACTTCCACGGTTGTCCCCGGGTAATTTGAAACGGTCACATAGCTTCCTGTAAGGCGGTTAAACAACAGGGATTTCCCGACATTCGGCGAACCTACGATCACAATTTTTTTGCCACCGTGATCATCCCCTTTTTCGCGCGCGCCGCAGCAGGAATTGTTTTTCCCGTTCAGATTAAATATTTTTTTAAGAAAATTCATTTTAATGCCCTTATTTATGGTTTTCGACTTTGATATTTTCAAACTCAAGTATGGTTTTATTTATCCCTTGCACGCCTTGCACACGCCGTATAACTCCATACGGTGCCGCTCAGGCTCGAAACCGTGTTTTTTAAACAACTTTTCCTGCAGACGCTCGATCCCAGGTTCAACGACCTCGACAAGCCTTCCGCATTTTATACATACAAGGTGGTCATGATGCTTATGTTCGTATAAATGTTCATACCTGCTCGTGCCGTCCTCGAGTTTCAGCTCCCTGCAGAGCCCACACTCGCAAAGGAGCTTTAACGTCCTGTAAATCGTAGCAAAACCCACATTTGAATATTTCTCTTTAACAACAGCGTATAATTCATCGGCCGTTAAATGCCTGTCGGTCGCTAAAAACACATTAAGTATTTGTTTCCTCTGGACGGTGGGTCTTAAGTTTTTTGAGGCAATGTATTCCTCTAATATCTTTTCTTCTTTTTTATGATTTTTCATTTACCCCCCCGCACGATATTGAAAATCATTATCAATTATACATCGAAAACGTCCCCTGTCAAGCGTTTTTTATTGCGGCCGCTAGTAGGTCAAAGACAAACCCATGCTGAAGCCAAACTCCTCATTTTTCCAGCCGGCTAATCCGGATTTAAACGAAATATCCAAAACTGTTTTTTCATTAAACTGATATGTCAAACCAATCAATGGATTTATCACATGATGCCTAAACGCGCCGATATCAAAATGAGAATTACTCTCGCCATATATTTCACTCATGAATTTTATCACTTTATTCAGCGAATACTCCATCGCGATGCTGTAAAGCATATAATTTTTCAGGCTGCCGTCTCTTTTTTTCCCGGTAAAGGTATAGCCTAAATTCGCATGTACGACAAAAGGCTTTAAATCTTTAGAAAAAACCCCGGTAAAAACCGCATCAATATCCCCGCTTCCAAATCCTTCCTCCTCACCGCCATTATTGAGTTTTACAACAGTCTTCAAAAGCAGCGCCGGCTTTTTCGCCGTTTCAGGAACAAGTAAAGTCTTAAGGACTATATTTATATCAGACAACCCCTCCAGAGATTCTTCACCTCCCGGTTTAACTATTAAATAAGGAAACTCAGCCGATATTTCAAACTTTTCACCAATCCCGTAAACCGGCACAAAAAGAAACGTATAATTTCTATATGTGTCAGTTGAAGCATAATCCAGGCTGATTTCTGCTTGAACATTTTTATCACCGGCAACACCGGCATCCTCCGTGGCCAACGGCCGTGCCGCTTCCGTGCAGGGGGCAAGCAATAAAATAAATAACCCCAAACCCGCACAATACATTAAAATCTTTTTCTTCATTTAATCCTCCTTCAATAATGATAATGATTATCGTTATCATTATATAGGATGTCATCCGCTTGTCAAGCTAAAAAAATTTACCTGTTTTTTATTTTGACAGATTTAAATAAATAGTATAATATTTATGTAACAATGACTTTGGGATTATCGCAAATACTTAATAATTCACTTTCAGGAAAAATCCTTAATGAAGATGAGATAAAATTTCTCCTGGATATTGAAGATGAAGAATCTTTAAAAAGGCTCTTGTTTGCCGCCGGGCAGGTCAAGGAATCAATTTACGGCAAAAGAATAGTCCTTTTCACCCCTCTCTATTTAAGCAATGAATGCCTTAATAACTGCGTTTACTGCGCTTTCCGCCGGGACAACAAAGATATAAAACGGAAAACGTTAAACATGGATGAAATCACACTCCAGGCGGCCGCGCTTGAAAAGACCGGCTTCAAACGGGTTCTCCTGGTCTCCGCAGAACATCCTGAAAAATGTTCCCTGGATTATTTAATCGATGCCGTCAAGTCAATTTATAAAAATACAGGGATTCGCATTGTCCATTTAAACGCCGCGCCTTTCTCCGAAGAAGAATTTAAAAAACTGAAAAATTCAGGAATCGGCGTATTCCAGCTTTTCCAGGAAACATACCACCCCGAAACCTATGAAAAAATGCACCCTGGAGGAAAAAAAATGGATTATAGCTGGCGAAGGCTCGCAATGGAACGGGCTGTTTCCGCCGGGCTTAAAGATGTTGGGATCGGCGCTCTTTTAGGACTTTATGATTATAAATTCGAGGTCATGGAACTTGTCAGGCACAGCCGTGAATTGGAAAATAAATTTGGGTTCGGGCCCCATACAATTTCTGTCCCGCGTTTAAGACCGGCACACGGCGCTTTACTTGAAAAACCGCCGTCCCCTGTTTCTGATTTTGATTTCAAAAAAATTGTAGCTGTCCTCCGCCTGGCTGTGCCTTATACGGGCATTGTCGTAACCACACGTGAATCCCCGGCGCTTCGCGATGAAATTATATCCTGCGGCGCTTCCCAGATCAGCGCGGGTTCACACACTGAACCCGGCGGCTACGCGGAAAAAGGCGGGGCATTAACCGCTGAAGACGGCCAATTTTTTATCGCGGACAAACGCAGTCTCGAACAAATGATTCAAACAATCATCGAAAAAAAACTGGTCCCGAGCTTATGCACAGCCTGCTATCGCGCAGGGAGAACCGGCGAAAACTTTATAAATAAGACAAAACACGGGGAGATAAAGGGATTTTGCCTTCCAAACGCCCTTTTGACACTTGAAGAATACGCCCTGGACCATGCAGTGCCTGAATTGAAAGAAAAAATTGAAAAATTCATTAATGATAATAAAAAATACCTGCCTATAATGTCATATAACCAGTTCCAGAAAAAATTTAACAGGATAAAAAACGGGGAAAGAGATTTGTTTTTTTAGGGCGAACACATGGGTTCGCCCCTACAATAAATATTTATGGATATTAAAATAATTTTAAATGGCGAAGAAAAAACAATTAAAGAAGGCAAATACATAAGCCAT encodes:
- a CDS encoding transcriptional repressor, whose amino-acid sequence is MKNHKKEEKILEEYIASKNLRPTVQRKQILNVFLATDRHLTADELYAVVKEKYSNVGFATIYRTLKLLCECGLCRELKLEDGTSRYEHLYEHKHHDHLVCIKCGRLVEVVEPGIERLQEKLFKKHGFEPERHRMELYGVCKACKG
- a CDS encoding FeoB small GTPase domain-containing protein → MNFLKKIFNLNGKNNSCCGAREKGDDHGGKKIVIVGSPNVGKSLLFNRLTGSYVTVSNYPGTTVEVSRGKTEIGGRTFDVIDTPGTYSLFVITEEERVARNILLSEKPDVVLHVVDSKNLERMLPFTLQLIEARLPLILVLNIIDEAEKIGMKIDFQYLEKELKIPVTGTNSTSGQGIDILKGRIEEYARKIC
- a CDS encoding transporter, which produces MKKKILMYCAGLGLFILLLAPCTEAARPLATEDAGVAGDKNVQAEISLDYASTDTYRNYTFLFVPVYGIGEKFEISAEFPYLIVKPGGEESLEGLSDINIVLKTLLVPETAKKPALLLKTVVKLNNGGEEEGFGSGDIDAVFTGVFSKDLKPFVVHANLGYTFTGKKRDGSLKNYMLYSIAMEYSLNKVIKFMSEIYGESNSHFDIGAFRHHVINPLIGLTYQFNEKTVLDISFKSGLAGWKNEEFGFSMGLSLTY
- the hydG gene encoding [FeFe] hydrogenase H-cluster radical SAM maturase HydG produces the protein MTLGLSQILNNSLSGKILNEDEIKFLLDIEDEESLKRLLFAAGQVKESIYGKRIVLFTPLYLSNECLNNCVYCAFRRDNKDIKRKTLNMDEITLQAAALEKTGFKRVLLVSAEHPEKCSLDYLIDAVKSIYKNTGIRIVHLNAAPFSEEEFKKLKNSGIGVFQLFQETYHPETYEKMHPGGKKMDYSWRRLAMERAVSAGLKDVGIGALLGLYDYKFEVMELVRHSRELENKFGFGPHTISVPRLRPAHGALLEKPPSPVSDFDFKKIVAVLRLAVPYTGIVVTTRESPALRDEIISCGASQISAGSHTEPGGYAEKGGALTAEDGQFFIADKRSLEQMIQTIIEKKLVPSLCTACYRAGRTGENFINKTKHGEIKGFCLPNALLTLEEYALDHAVPELKEKIEKFINDNKKYLPIMSYNQFQKKFNRIKNGERDLFF